Proteins encoded in a region of the Hemiscyllium ocellatum isolate sHemOce1 chromosome 10, sHemOce1.pat.X.cur, whole genome shotgun sequence genome:
- the LOC132819488 gene encoding cystatin 10-like isoform X2 encodes MGFGCKSHWVLFNTFLILVSALKEQLGPEPINPNNKDVQSALDFAVESFNRFSMDDHLFKVTRVMSAQVKDIGGLLYFLEVDLGRTQCKKGTNEALRSCFVVNTPGGSENIQHRT; translated from the exons ATGGGTTTCGGCTGCAAGAGTCACTGGGTCCTTTTCAACACTTTTCTCATTTTAGTCTCTGCCTTGAAAGAGCAATTAGGACCTGAACCCATCAATCCGAATAATAAGGATGTCCAGAGCGCCTTGGATTTTGCCGTGGAATCGTTCAACAGATTCTCGATGGATGATCATCTCTTCAAAGTTACTCGGGTGATGTCAGCACAAGTGAAG GATATCGGTGGTCTGTTGTACTTTCTGGAAGTTGACCTAGGAAGGACACAGTGCAAAAAAGGAACAAACGAAGCATTAAGATCTTGCTTTGTTGTCAATACTCCAGGAGGGTCTGAG aacatacagcatagaacatag
- the LOC132819488 gene encoding cystatin-C-like isoform X1 has protein sequence MGFGCKSHWVLFNTFLILVSALKEQLGPEPINPNNKDVQSALDFAVESFNRFSMDDHLFKVTRVMSAQVKDIGGLLYFLEVDLGRTQCKKGTNEALRSCFVVNTPGGSEHHLCHFKVLNTFWRNEKYLLKSNCKPVNR, from the exons ATGGGTTTCGGCTGCAAGAGTCACTGGGTCCTTTTCAACACTTTTCTCATTTTAGTCTCTGCCTTGAAAGAGCAATTAGGACCTGAACCCATCAATCCGAATAATAAGGATGTCCAGAGCGCCTTGGATTTTGCCGTGGAATCGTTCAACAGATTCTCGATGGATGATCATCTCTTCAAAGTTACTCGGGTGATGTCAGCACAAGTGAAG GATATCGGTGGTCTGTTGTACTTTCTGGAAGTTGACCTAGGAAGGACACAGTGCAAAAAAGGAACAAACGAAGCATTAAGATCTTGCTTTGTTGTCAATACTCCAGGAGGGTCTGAG cATCACCTTTGCCACTTTAAAGTGTTGAATACTTTTTGGCGCAATGAAAAATACCTTCTCAAAAGTAACTGCAAACCTGTTAACAGATAG